One stretch of Streptomyces sp. NBC_01363 DNA includes these proteins:
- a CDS encoding NAD(P)/FAD-dependent oxidoreductase yields the protein MAQHEHVRVAVIGSGFGGLGAAVRLRREGITDFVVLERAESVGGTWRDNSYPGCACDVPSHLYSFSFAPNPEWPRTFSGQEHIRAYLEHVADTFGLRPHLRLGHEVTVMRWDREELHWAIETANGASFTADVVVSASGPLSDPKTPDVPGLADFPGKVFHSARWDHDADLTGKRVAVIGTGASAIQIVPAIQPKVGSLTLFQRTPPWVMPRMDRKISGVERRLHRALPITGTARRGLLWGIRELQVSAFTKHPGELGVVERIAKANMARAIKDPALRAKLTPSYRIGCKRILLSSAYYPALAKPNVDVVASGLAEVRGSTLVASDGTETEVDAIVFGTGFHVTDMPIAERVVGADGITLADSWKDGMQALRGASAAGFPNWMTIIGPNTGLGNSSMILMIESQLNYMADYLRQLNVLGGRVALDARASAVGAWNRRVQERMKRTVWNTGGCNSWYLDANGRNTTVWPGTTAEFRKVTRSVDLSEYEVVRVPKQATAAAKAVAEEVVG from the coding sequence ATGGCCCAGCACGAGCACGTACGAGTGGCGGTGATCGGATCCGGGTTCGGGGGCCTCGGGGCCGCGGTCCGGCTGCGCCGCGAAGGCATCACGGACTTCGTCGTCCTGGAGCGGGCCGAATCCGTCGGCGGCACCTGGCGCGACAACAGCTACCCGGGCTGCGCCTGCGACGTACCGTCCCACCTCTACTCGTTCTCGTTCGCACCCAACCCCGAGTGGCCGCGGACCTTCTCCGGGCAGGAGCACATCCGCGCCTACCTGGAGCATGTGGCGGACACCTTCGGGCTGCGCCCGCACCTCAGGCTGGGCCATGAAGTGACGGTCATGCGCTGGGACCGCGAAGAGCTGCACTGGGCCATCGAGACGGCGAACGGGGCCTCCTTCACCGCCGATGTCGTCGTCTCCGCGAGCGGTCCGCTCTCCGACCCGAAGACGCCGGACGTCCCCGGTCTCGCCGACTTCCCCGGCAAGGTCTTCCACTCGGCCCGCTGGGACCACGACGCCGATCTGACCGGCAAGCGCGTCGCCGTGATCGGCACCGGCGCCTCCGCCATCCAGATCGTGCCCGCGATCCAGCCGAAGGTCGGCAGCCTGACGCTCTTCCAGCGCACCCCGCCCTGGGTCATGCCGCGCATGGACCGGAAGATCAGCGGCGTCGAGCGCCGGCTGCACCGGGCACTGCCCATCACCGGCACCGCGCGCCGCGGACTGCTGTGGGGCATACGGGAGTTGCAGGTCAGCGCCTTCACCAAGCACCCGGGTGAGCTGGGCGTGGTCGAGAGGATAGCCAAGGCCAACATGGCGCGGGCCATCAAGGACCCCGCGCTGCGGGCCAAGCTGACTCCCTCGTACCGCATCGGCTGCAAGCGCATCCTGCTCTCCAGCGCTTACTACCCGGCGCTCGCGAAGCCCAACGTGGACGTGGTCGCCTCCGGCCTGGCCGAGGTGCGCGGCTCCACGCTCGTCGCCTCCGACGGTACGGAGACCGAGGTCGACGCGATCGTCTTCGGCACCGGCTTCCACGTCACCGACATGCCGATCGCCGAGCGCGTGGTGGGTGCGGACGGCATCACGCTCGCCGATTCCTGGAAGGACGGCATGCAGGCGCTGCGCGGCGCCAGCGCCGCAGGCTTCCCCAACTGGATGACGATCATCGGCCCCAACACCGGGCTCGGGAACTCCTCGATGATCCTGATGATCGAGTCCCAGCTGAACTACATGGCCGACTACCTGCGCCAGCTGAACGTGCTGGGCGGACGGGTCGCACTCGACGCGCGGGCCTCGGCGGTCGGGGCCTGGAACCGCCGCGTCCAGGAGCGGATGAAGCGCACCGTGTGGAACACCGGCGGCTGCAACAGCTGGTACCTGGACGCCAACGGGCGCAACACCACCGTCTGGCCGGGCACCACCGCCGAATTCCGCAAGGTGACACGGTCGGTCGACCTCTCGGAGTACGAGGTCGTACGCGTCCCGAAGCAGGCCACCGCCGCGGCGAAGGCCGTCGCCGAGGAGGTCGTGGGATGA
- a CDS encoding alpha/beta fold hydrolase produces MSRLLRRDGAPPVPARELTALSADGARIHVEVHGRDGAPAVVLAHGWTCSTRFWDAQIRDLAADHRVVVYDQRGHGRSPAVGREGYSTDALADDLEAVLAATLAPGEKAVLAGHSMGGMTIMAASRRAGLREHAAAVLLCSTGSSRLAAESLVVPVRAGAVRTRMTRAILRAKAPLGPVTPVSRRILKYATMGAGSAPDRVDACARIVHACPRGARAPWGHVLAELDLDAGVRELRVPAVVIAGTEDRMTPPAQARALAAALPDCLGLTELTGMGHMTPVEAPEAVTAKIRELVAGHLPAGTDAGTDGTAEKEEVA; encoded by the coding sequence ATGAGCCGGCTGCTGCGGCGCGACGGCGCCCCGCCGGTCCCCGCGCGGGAGCTGACCGCGCTCTCCGCCGACGGCGCCCGGATCCATGTCGAGGTGCACGGGCGGGACGGCGCCCCCGCGGTGGTCCTCGCGCACGGCTGGACGTGCAGTACCCGATTCTGGGACGCGCAGATCCGGGACCTCGCGGCGGACCACCGGGTCGTCGTCTACGACCAGCGGGGCCACGGCCGTTCGCCCGCCGTCGGCCGCGAGGGATACAGCACCGACGCCCTCGCCGACGACCTCGAAGCGGTGCTGGCCGCCACCCTCGCACCAGGTGAGAAGGCCGTGCTCGCCGGGCACTCCATGGGCGGCATGACGATCATGGCGGCCTCGCGGCGGGCCGGGCTGCGCGAGCACGCGGCGGCCGTACTGCTGTGCAGCACCGGCAGTTCGCGGCTGGCCGCCGAGTCGCTGGTGGTGCCGGTCCGGGCCGGGGCCGTGCGGACCCGGATGACCCGCGCGATCCTCCGTGCGAAGGCCCCGCTCGGACCGGTCACACCGGTTTCCCGGCGGATACTCAAGTACGCGACGATGGGAGCGGGCTCCGCCCCTGACCGGGTGGACGCCTGCGCCCGGATCGTGCACGCCTGCCCGCGGGGCGCCAGGGCGCCCTGGGGCCACGTCCTCGCGGAGCTCGATCTCGACGCGGGCGTACGGGAGTTGCGGGTGCCCGCGGTCGTGATCGCGGGTACGGAGGACCGGATGACGCCGCCCGCGCAGGCCCGCGCCCTCGCGGCGGCGCTGCCCGACTGCCTCGGGCTCACCGAGCTGACGGGCATGGGCCACATGACGCCGGTGGAGGCACCGGAGGCGGTCACGGCGAAGATCCGGGAACTCGTCGCCGGGCACCTCCCGGCGGGCACGGACGCAGGCACGGACGGTACGGCCGAGAAGGAGGAGGTCGCATGA
- a CDS encoding SDR family oxidoreductase: MSDRRSLEGQVVVVTGAARGVGELLARKLSARGAKLALVGLEPDELKKVSERLHSESDHWFADVTDHEAMARVAQEVKARFGKIDVVVANAGVASGGPFVDSDPEAWRRVIEVNLIGGAVTGRAFLQVLMESRGYFLQIASLAAMTPAPMMTAYCASKSGVEAFAHSLRAEVGYRGVKVGVGYLSWTDTDMVRGADQDDVMRELRQRLPWPANRTYPLGPAVDRIVAGIERRSPHVYAQWWLRGMQSVRGYLPSLIGVVGQREVRRFGSRLDGVSKGLVGAGGAADQDARAATTQRK; this comes from the coding sequence ATGAGCGACAGGCGGAGTCTCGAAGGACAGGTCGTCGTCGTCACGGGCGCGGCACGTGGTGTCGGCGAGCTGCTGGCCCGCAAGCTCTCGGCGCGCGGCGCGAAGCTCGCGCTGGTCGGCCTGGAGCCGGACGAGCTGAAGAAGGTCTCCGAGCGACTGCACTCGGAGAGCGACCACTGGTTCGCGGACGTCACCGACCACGAGGCGATGGCGCGGGTCGCCCAGGAGGTCAAGGCGCGGTTCGGGAAGATCGACGTCGTCGTCGCCAACGCCGGGGTCGCCTCGGGCGGACCGTTCGTCGACTCGGACCCCGAGGCGTGGCGGCGGGTCATCGAGGTCAATCTGATCGGCGGCGCGGTGACCGGGCGGGCCTTCCTGCAGGTGCTCATGGAGAGCCGCGGCTACTTCCTCCAGATCGCCTCGCTCGCGGCGATGACGCCGGCGCCGATGATGACCGCGTACTGCGCGTCCAAGTCGGGCGTGGAGGCCTTCGCGCACAGCCTGCGGGCCGAGGTCGGATACCGGGGCGTGAAGGTCGGGGTCGGCTATCTGTCCTGGACCGACACGGACATGGTGCGGGGCGCCGACCAGGACGACGTGATGCGGGAGCTGCGGCAGCGGCTGCCCTGGCCGGCGAACCGCACGTATCCGCTGGGTCCCGCGGTCGACCGGATCGTGGCCGGGATCGAGCGCCGGTCCCCGCATGTGTACGCGCAGTGGTGGCTGCGCGGGATGCAGTCCGTGCGGGGCTACCTGCCCTCGCTGATAGGAGTCGTCGGACAGCGGGAGGTCCGCAGGTTCGGGTCCCGGCTGGACGGCGTGAGCAAGGGACTGGTGGGCGCCGGGGGCGCCGCTGACCAGGACGCGAGGGCGGCGACTACGCAGCGTAAGTGA
- a CDS encoding threonine/serine dehydratase — protein MDQLTYDDIKAATDRTTGHIRPVTVTPVERPERPEQPYELWYALEYMQYTGSFKARGAQNFIQAHREAGTLPDAGVTIASGGNAGLACAWAAQQQGVRATVFLPSTAPAVKVAKLRGFGADVRLVGAEYAEALEACEEFAASSGALAAHAYDHPLIAAGAGTLLEEIHARIPGLDTVVVSVGGGGLFAGVATAARQHGIRTVAVEPENSRALNAAIEAGRPVDVPVESVAVDSLGARRATALALHATRENDVRSVLVPDGEIVRARQALWDQRRVAVEHAAATALAALTAPGPGYRPGEGERVAVVLCGANTDPGDLVHPAEN, from the coding sequence GTGGACCAGCTCACGTACGACGACATCAAGGCCGCCACCGACCGGACCACCGGGCACATCCGCCCGGTCACCGTCACGCCCGTCGAGCGGCCCGAGCGGCCCGAGCAGCCCTACGAACTCTGGTACGCGCTGGAGTACATGCAGTACACCGGCTCCTTCAAGGCGCGCGGCGCGCAGAACTTCATCCAGGCCCACCGCGAGGCGGGCACCCTGCCGGACGCGGGGGTGACCATCGCCTCCGGCGGCAACGCCGGGCTGGCCTGTGCGTGGGCCGCCCAGCAGCAGGGCGTACGGGCCACGGTGTTCCTGCCGAGCACCGCCCCGGCGGTGAAGGTGGCCAAGCTGCGCGGCTTCGGGGCGGACGTGCGGCTGGTCGGCGCGGAGTACGCCGAGGCCCTCGAAGCGTGCGAGGAGTTCGCCGCCTCGTCCGGCGCGCTCGCCGCGCACGCCTACGACCACCCGCTGATCGCCGCCGGGGCCGGCACCCTGCTGGAGGAGATCCACGCCCGGATCCCCGGCCTGGACACCGTGGTGGTCTCGGTCGGCGGCGGCGGTCTGTTCGCGGGCGTCGCCACCGCCGCCCGGCAGCACGGAATCCGCACGGTCGCCGTCGAGCCGGAGAACAGTCGGGCGCTGAACGCCGCCATCGAGGCCGGCCGGCCGGTCGACGTCCCCGTCGAGTCGGTCGCCGTCGACTCCCTCGGCGCCCGACGTGCCACCGCCCTGGCCCTGCACGCCACCCGCGAGAACGACGTCCGCTCCGTCCTGGTGCCGGACGGGGAGATCGTCCGCGCCCGCCAGGCGCTGTGGGACCAGCGCCGCGTCGCCGTCGAGCACGCCGCCGCCACCGCGCTGGCCGCGCTCACCGCACCGGGCCCCGGCTACCGGCCGGGCGAGGGCGAGCGGGTCGCCGTAGTGCTGTGCGGGGCGAACACCGACCCGGGCGACCTGGTGCACCCGGCCGAGAACTGA
- a CDS encoding DUF397 domain-containing protein, with translation MVCTPIDLSAAIWRRSSHSNSSGGDCVEVAEGFATWRKSSHSNGDGGNCLEVADGHPGIVPVRDSKRPEGPALVIAASAWTPFVEAVKAP, from the coding sequence ATGGTGTGCACCCCAATCGACTTGAGCGCCGCGATCTGGCGTAGGAGCAGCCACAGCAACTCCTCCGGCGGCGACTGCGTCGAAGTCGCCGAGGGGTTCGCCACCTGGCGCAAGAGCAGCCACAGCAACGGCGACGGTGGCAACTGCCTCGAAGTCGCGGATGGTCACCCCGGCATCGTCCCCGTCCGCGACTCCAAGCGTCCCGAAGGCCCGGCGCTCGTCATCGCCGCGTCCGCCTGGACGCCGTTCGTCGAGGCCGTCAAGGCGCCCTGA
- a CDS encoding helix-turn-helix transcriptional regulator, with translation MATRKEIDGSAGVPQFYGKELRFKREEAGLTLEKLVDGSFYGITYLSEIEHGHRRMPLDLAQHVDRVLRTDGFFQRRCGDVRKARRKGHAEYFERVLDAEKRAETIEQWSPTVFPGLLQTRSYAEAVICAERLPELREETEVKVGARLERAQLFERSHRIPQYWNILSESLLRLPIVPSQQMAEQLDHIAELTKRGRIFTQILPWNAGAHPLMLGNALILDFADAPPFAYTEGQHHGVTVDDPGLVKQYGRSYDLLRATALPPEVSLAMIEKAAEEYRNGVHPNRLERRDLA, from the coding sequence GTGGCCACACGCAAGGAGATCGACGGCTCGGCGGGCGTCCCGCAGTTCTACGGCAAGGAACTCCGCTTCAAGCGGGAGGAGGCGGGCCTGACCCTGGAGAAGCTGGTGGACGGCAGCTTCTACGGCATCACGTACCTCAGCGAGATCGAGCACGGTCACCGGCGGATGCCCCTCGACCTGGCGCAGCATGTGGACCGGGTACTGAGGACGGACGGGTTCTTCCAGCGGCGGTGCGGGGACGTGCGGAAGGCCCGGCGCAAGGGGCACGCGGAGTATTTCGAGCGCGTGTTGGACGCGGAGAAGCGCGCCGAGACCATCGAGCAGTGGTCTCCGACCGTCTTTCCCGGCCTGCTCCAGACGAGGTCGTACGCGGAGGCCGTTATCTGCGCCGAGCGGCTTCCGGAGCTTCGGGAAGAGACCGAAGTGAAGGTCGGCGCGCGGCTGGAGCGAGCGCAGCTCTTCGAGCGGAGCCACCGGATCCCGCAGTACTGGAACATCCTGAGCGAGTCCCTGCTGCGACTGCCGATCGTGCCGTCGCAGCAGATGGCCGAGCAACTCGACCACATCGCCGAGCTCACCAAGCGCGGTCGGATCTTTACGCAGATCCTTCCGTGGAACGCGGGAGCGCACCCCCTCATGCTGGGCAACGCCCTGATTCTGGACTTCGCGGACGCTCCCCCGTTCGCCTACACGGAGGGCCAGCACCACGGAGTTACCGTCGACGATCCGGGCCTCGTGAAGCAATACGGGAGGTCGTACGATCTCCTGAGGGCCACCGCCTTGCCGCCGGAGGTGTCCCTCGCCATGATCGAGAAAGCGGCAGAGGAATACCGAAATGGTGTGCACCCCAATCGACTTGAGCGCCGCGATCTGGCGTAG
- a CDS encoding ATP-binding protein yields MTPLPLTVDLLAVPKAVPEMRRTLRERCGGADSPDLLLCVGELLTNVIVHLGEGTPVTLRVAGTCSGRVRVELSDPEPCAWPTLRTAGPGDESGRGLSLVDALALRWGVDQGPYGKTVWCELR; encoded by the coding sequence ATGACTCCGCTGCCGCTCACGGTGGATCTGCTCGCCGTGCCGAAGGCCGTACCGGAGATGCGGCGCACCCTGCGGGAGCGGTGCGGGGGTGCGGACTCGCCCGATCTGCTGCTCTGTGTCGGCGAGTTGCTGACCAATGTGATCGTGCATCTCGGTGAGGGGACACCGGTCACGCTGCGGGTGGCCGGTACGTGTTCCGGCCGGGTCCGGGTCGAGCTGAGCGATCCCGAACCGTGCGCCTGGCCGACGCTCCGCACCGCCGGTCCCGGCGACGAGTCGGGGCGGGGACTGTCGCTCGTGGACGCGTTGGCGCTGCGGTGGGGCGTCGACCAGGGGCCGTACGGGAAGACGGTCTGGTGCGAGTTGCGCTGA